The following DNA comes from Notolabrus celidotus isolate fNotCel1 chromosome 12, fNotCel1.pri, whole genome shotgun sequence.
gagaccacactgccctcaagcgtttggCCAcagtattgctgcgcgacacagacacatcgacgcataGGTATGTAGCGCTCATGTCCGTGATGATCACTGGTGCGTAgggtcgacgcagaagtataaaccaggctttagcaCTGAGTTTAATCTAAATTCTTTAATGATGTATAGACTAAAGCAGATTAATATTGCTTCTGAGATACATATCAGTTATGTTAAGAAATCTATATCTCAACTGAacctatttttctatttttcatgaTTGCAGTAAAAATCGAAAGACTGTGATTTTCATAGAATAATACATTTAGTATCAAATGCAAATTAATGACAACAACAAGTTGATCTTAAAgtacttttaattgttttcaaagctattaacagccttgctcctccatacatcactgatctcctgtcattttttgTTCCACCGCGTTCTCTGAGGTCCTCGAaagcttcccttttaaatgtccctcatgtgtccctcacaagcgtcagccagagagctttctgtttttatgcaccaaaactgtggaactctctgcctctggacctCAAGACGGTGAGTcctctggatgtttttaaaaataaactaaagacttacctttttaatctgtcttTTAACGAGGGGTCATTTCTTTTTAGCTCCGGAAAGCATTATTACCATTGTGACCATGGTTTTAACatcatttctatttattttattttattctatctaattatattttgttttatttttctggtatttatctcatttcattatattgattttatttaaatgattttaactcattttattgtatttttctgttatttatctgatgttgttataatgactttatttaaatcattgtatctgattttattttatttttctgttatttatctgattttattataatgactttatttaaatcattgtatctgattttattatatttttctggtatttatctgattttattatattgattttattatattgatttgatttgatttttctgaCACTTCTCTGATTTTTCCACTTTTaaatattgctgctgttttctttctctgttcttttgtgaagcacttaaGGCTGCATCCTTGAATGTATAaaagatgctatataaataaaaactaattgaGTTAAGTTGAGTTAATATCAGTATAATATATCGCCCATCAGTTGACCTGCTCTCTAATTATTGGCATCAGCATCAGCTGTTGAAAAAGCAACATTGGTTGACCGCTGGTTTTTGCTGTTTCCTCAACAGTAAATCACAAACATCTATACTTTCTACCACTAACCATTTCAGGACCATATAAAACCCCCTCCTAAAACTGTGGTGTAATACAGTTTTCTGACAAAACATTGGCGAGCTCTCTCTGGTGAGTTCAGGTGTTAGGGTTACCAGGATTAAGAAGGAGAGTGAGAGTGTAGTAAATAGAGGAATACATACCGGTGTGAGTGCGAATGTGTGCCAGGAAGGCCATGGAGTTGCTGCTCTTGCACACCTTGCCACAGTATTTACACACGCTGCCCTGGTTCTCCTCACGCTCACGGTTGATCTGCTCCGTGTCCTCCAACACGTACTTGTTGACCTCCCTGAGTAGCTCCTCGTGTTTCTCCTTTATGTGAATGAACAGATCCTGCTCCGACTCAAAGCGGTCCGTGCATTTCACACACTTAAAGTTGGCGCCCCCTTCAGGTAGCTCTTCCACGCTGTTCTGCTCGTTGCGGAGGTGTGCAGCACTCGTCAGGTGCTGGTGCAGGTTGCTCTCAGTGTAGAACGACTTTCCGCACACCAAGCAGTGGAAGTGCTTGTCCTTGGTGGGATGCTTCATTGAGATGTGGACGTTGAGGCCACTGATGCCATCAGCCATGAAGCCACAGTCTTCACAGCGAATGCGTGAGTTGCTTCCTTTAGTCTCATCCCTCACTTTCTCTTCTTTACGTTTGAGCTTCTTGACATATGCAGAATTGGAGAACACAATGGCGGCGGGAACGGGTGTGCCTCCGGTCAAACATATCACAGCAGCCTGGCCTTCTAAATCCTGCAGTGATTGCTCCTGCTCGGCAAGGGCTTTCATAGATACAATGCAGGAATCAAAGGGAAGGGCTTTGGAGATCTGTGTATCTGATTGAGTATTTTCCTGTTTTACATCTGAAATGCTTGTTTCTGAATTTAATTGTTCATCTTCTGCCTGTTCAGCATCTTCTTCCTGATCCTCTTGCTGTGCAGATTGATCTGGTGCAGAATGAGGTTCTGTTGGAGCCTCTTGGGTTTCAGACGGTGCTGTAGGTTCAACTGTCGGGTTGGCTGGCTCACCACCACCAGATGATGCAACATCCTCTGCTTGCTTCTCATCTGGCCCACCGGGCACGCTGGCGACAGCATCCTCGGGCTCTGTGGTGACATTGGGTACAGTTGTATCCTGACTCTCCATAGCTGGGCTGTCATCATCAGATTCTGACTCCTCTGTCGGGCTAAGAGGATCAAGTTCAGGGTGCGAGTTTGCACCCACAAGCTCAATGACCTCCTGCAGCTTCAGTGGGACCGCCAAAGCTCTCTGCCCCTCGCTCCCTGCTGATTCCAGGTATTTCTGGCTTTTCTGTTTGTGCTTCTCTGTGTTAGCATGGCGAGACATTTCCCTGCTCGTTACAGCATAGTAGCTACATGCCAGACAGACAAACTCAAAGTCTTTGGTGTGCCTTCTCTTGATGTGAAGATTGAGGGAAGGGATGGACTGAGCTACGAAGTCACAATGGCTGCAGGCCATGGTGCTTTTAGTCTGGCTTGCGTCTGATTGACTTGGCTCTTCTTCACTGTTCTCTTTGGTGACCGTGTCGTCACGTTCCTGCTCTTGGTCTGCGGTCTCTGACACATTTGGTTCCTGGGCCTCTGCAGTTGTGGGTTCCTGCAGGGATTCACCTGCGTCATGGTTGACTGAGTTCTTATTTGCACACTCTTGAGCACGTCTGACATGTTTCTTGGTGAAACAGTGACGATCCATGTCTCCTTTGGTCACACAGCTGTAGTTGCACAGAGTGCAGCTGTAGCCGTACTCCTTGCTGTGTTTGCGGCGGACATGGACAGTGAGGTTGGTAGCGTTGGACACTACCAGGCCGCAGTATCCACAGGTAGTTGTGGACCCAAGCTTTggtcttccttttttctttttgggagGTTCAAGCTCtgaatcttcctcctcctcctccagcccaGCTTTAGAAACTTCTGCTGCCTCTTGTGCTTCCTGATCTCCTTCTGTCTCAGCAGCTACCTCTTCACCCACAGCTACCTGAGCCGTATCATCTTTAAAACCAGCACTTTCTCTGTTTACTCTCTCCACATATTCTTCAGACGAGGAACCCTCTGAGCCGTTCTCCTCTTTCTGTTGTTGTAGGTGGCTATCCGAGGACAGGTGAACATCCATCCACCCAGAGGAGGCGGCAAAAAAGTTGCACAGCTTGCAGCGGTAGCACTCCTGGTCCAGGTGTTTGACTCGAGCGTGGCTCTCCAGCAATGCAGGACTGGGGACTCTAAAATCACAGAAGGTACATTTCAGCTGAAACCTGCTGAGTGTACGTTTTGCTGCCACTCGTGTCGGAGTGGCTTTCACAGTGCCGCTGGGATCCACAGCTTCCTCGTCTTTAACGGTGTTCTCATCGGTTTCAACTGAAAGATattttaaacacacttttaGTCCATCATTATAAACAAGTTGGTTCAAATTTTGTGTGAAACCATAACACTGAACAACAAAcctgaaaacaaataaacttAACATGCAATGTTTCAGACCTCTTCAAATGGATCAATACTCTAATGACACTTCACTCCTACAAATATCAATCAAActagtatttttaaaagagcATGGATCATTTTGAGACTAGGTTTTAACTTTGAGAGGAGAGTAGATTATACTCACATATGTAAGGGGTGTCTTTGGTGTGATATCTCTGGATGTGCACATCCAAAGGGGCCTTGTCTCTGAACTCTTGGCCACAGTAGTTGCAGGAATATATCACCTTAGGTTTCGGGGTTCTCTTGCTTAATCTCCTCTCTTGGGTAGGGGTCGTCTCCTCTTGATCAGCCTGCTGTTTATCATCAACAGTTTCCTTTTCAGCTAAGCTATTTGTGCTCATGTCATTTTCACTGGCTGCCAATTTCAACTCCTCTAAATCAGACTGCTGGTTTTGGTTCACCACAGCAGGACTTTCTGTTTCCATATCTACTTCCTGTTCAATTTCAGGTAGACTTGAATCACCTTTTTCTGCTGGCTTTGCAGCTTTATTGGTATTCTTTGAGTGCTTTCCATGTTTTCTTGCAAAGTGAATCTTCAATGATCTTGGACATTTGGCTGAGAAGCCACAGACAGTGCAGAGGCTAACTCCATCTTCAGGTACAGAGTCTGGCTGCAGCTCCTCAGTGAGTTCTTCCTCGGCTTCATCGTTCTTGGCAGTCTCACTGAGTGAATCTGTTTTAGTTTCCTCCATTTCCACATCATCTGGCTGCTCCTTCCCACTGCTGTCATTTTCAGGCACTTTGTCCTCTATGTCCTCCTTCCCTGATATCAATGTTTTATCCATGTCATATCCTGTTATATAACAATGAAGCTGATCTCTTTCATCAAAGCCAGAGTCCTGAAAGAAAAGAACACGCATTTGTTTTGCATCACTAAATGTTTGAAAACTATTCAAAGAAAATTCAGTAAACAGGTGAAGCACACTGGCAACAAATAGTGTAATTAGGTACAAACTTCAAAAACACCATCAATCCTTCAACATTACTATCTGACTAAACACAAGCAAATGACGCCATCTAGTGCCTCCAGACACAAACTGTCAACTCGAGCTTTGGCAGCATGAGCCGGCTGTTGCTGCTCATTGAATAAGaagagaaaaatcaaacattttcaattgggcacagagagaaaatgtcAATTCTGTTTTTACATAACAAATTGCTTGTACCCGTGATTCTGCAGACCTAATGGCGCTGCCTCAGTTCAGGCAGAAAGAGCATGTTGAGTATAGCCCGTAATAAACATGTATCCAtacatttgattatttttgtttagtTGTTTTTGAAATTTCTTAACAAAAGCTGGTTTCCCCATCAAACTGTGATCATTTAGCACATTTTCTAAAGAGAACAAACCTGTTGTCTCCAATCACAGGATCATATTCTGGTAAAcaagacagaagaaaaacaacaataggGTGGTCACTGTAATGAACTACACTACAAGGTGCCATGTTGACATTGCTCAGGTAAGTTaagtctgtttctctgtttgtaatGTGCATTTGAAAGTCTGGGGATAGGTGTTATCATCTTACAAGGAAATGGTGTAAATAAAATTAAGCatgtctatttatttttttaaatatctcacCAAGTGAAAGATCAAAAATCAAGAaacaagaaagctttattgacAAGTGAGATTGCACACAAAAGGAATAAGGCATGGTGATTGGAACAccggtacttaacaacaagaaaggacaataaatatagaaaaaaaaaaactaatctataaattctaaataaaaataaaaatactatctgtacagacccaactcggttgaggcagatggctgtctaacatgagtctggttctgctcgaggtttctgcctgttaaaggaagtttgtcctctccgctgtaactagctaaatactgtgaggtgtaacgctcatggtggattaaggtggggtcagactgagtcttatcctgtcttggtgttgggtctctgttcataatttgacatagagtggtctagacctgctctgtttgtaaaagagtcttgagataacgtttgttgtgatttggcgctatacaaataaagattgattgattgattggtttattgatttattgatttattgattgatagaAAGAAAAGTATAGAACCACTATTTTTGCACTgctttaaactgtattttatcataattattagcttacttcttttAACTTaagcttatattttctagctagGTCTTTTTTATCAATTTTCTTCGTCTTGTGTGTATTTCCTATGTTTAACTGTTGTTatcgttgctagggtctgagagagaaacgcaatatgtctggtgcatactgcagtaaagaagactcagactttgaagtacttttaaagacatacaTAGGTTAAATTAGAGTGCAGATTTTAGCAGATTAATATAATACTCTATGTTATGGATGAAGTTACAACATTGCACGTGgttattgaggtattgcaccagaaatcaaagtattgcacatgtgtgtgtgtgatatatcACATGAGTCTTTGGTGATTTACAGTTTGAAAGATGGACATTGTGCATAAAGTTTCTTATAACAATTATATAATTGTAACTTTTGATCCTAATGTCTGCATCTTACATGTATCACTTTTTGGTTTGTCCTTCGAGATGTGGTGTAAAGTGAGTTCTCCACGTTGGGGAACCGCAAAGGTGTATCTCTATATTTTCCACGCAGGTGTAATGGTCCATTGTTCTGCTATTAGTATATTTGTAGTGATTGGAGGTGTGTGTAACATATCCATACTGTGTGATCTGGAGGATTGAGAGTCAGTAGAGCTCTTTATGTATAACTTCACTGAATGAGTTGAGTGTGCTCGATACCGCCATCCTCTGTAAACGCAGACTGGCTGCACGACAGGTTCAACACAAGCCGGATCATATTAATAACTCTTAGTTGTGTTAGTGGTTCGCTGACATTACTATTTAGTCCACGGGGGTGAGTGTTTTAATGTGACTTCTGAAGGGTCTTAATTTGTTTGGATTTCATGGATTCAGGTGAATACTCATTTTAAATCGCCTTATTTCTACAGAGAAGGGGAGAAGAGGGAAACAGCCTGTGTCTGCCTGAAGTATGTATCATGTAACAAGACTTTGTGCACAACATACAGTTATTTATACTGTCTTTCTAACATACCTGTTTGAATTTCAGGCAGTTTCACTTCTTAGCATAACACTAGCTTCAAAGTAATGTGAAGTTAGCCGAGGAGGCTACATGCTGCTCGTTTGAGCCtccaacagaaacacagatccTCGTGCTGCAGCGACAGACTCTCTGGATATACACTCTTACAGGCGTGAAACAGTCACTCATGAAAGAAGCAGATGAAGTTGCTGTGGAGACTGAACATCACAGTTGCTAGTAACATGCTAACTACCATCACACTACCCAACTGTACTTTGAGCTACTCAGAGCTCGTCCAATCAGCTCGCCACTTGAGACGTATCGCCCAATCACAGCAGGGCAGAGGCGGGACTATCTCTCTCCATGGCTTTGGTAAACGACGGCAGCACAGAGGCCCAAAAAGGAGGCTAACATCGACCTTCCGAAACAGTGCTATATATAacagaaacagtgcctgaaaaccccAAAGAGACTCATTTATCGTTTCAGTAAACCAACCTAGGTATATGGTTACCCGAGACAGTCCAAATACAACTGAGCTTACCTCCTGTTACACGACTCTTTCCACTGTCCGCGCTTTTTGCTGCTAGACACAAATGGCGTACCGTAGCATGAGCCATGCGTCACACGAGGAGGCGGGGCCGTTTACATCAGCTGGTTGGGTCACATGACGCGTTCAGCCTCCGTGGGAAATACAAAACTCACATATCATAACTAAAAACAAGGATACACtggaaaaatgcccctccaaaaacaagaaaaaaaaatgttcaaggtacttttaacttgaaatcagcaacaaaaaaaatagaatagaacaagtgaaaatttgtttggtaagatttcttaaaataagacataatatttagaaaactgtgatcttaaaattagcagggaaaacttattttaagcaatatttgaccagtattttaaagcttagtgtctcaaaataagacaggaatgctaacaattagtatttttcaatcaaaaaaaagatttctgcactaatacatttcatgtcaacgtcttcatttgagatatattcaccttaatttgagttgtattatagtggAACTTCCTTTAAGACCATCTtgaacttgaaataagatgacaaagtttaatttgagcattttgagatataatgtcttctcatagtgagctggatatactaatattcaatcatgttgttctttaggataagacagctatgctctaaggtaggtgtttcattgtgtgcatgtagtttgaggatgtatatttttatctgatttagaagaaacagtgtctgaaaactgaaacccacccttaaaaaaaacaacctttctttctttctttctttctttctttctttctttctttctttctttctttctttctttctttctttctttctttctttcttttatcaatggagctttTTTTCTGATGGATTCTCCAATTAAATGCATTGACTTAGAAGATTACcagtcttctacaaataagatctcagcttgaaaaatgtctgaaatgtaaaataaaccttgtttcttctaaattacaactcaaaacaagatcatttcaagatcgTTTGACTTTTGCATTTTCTTAGAttaagtccctctatcttgctcaaatgttacttgttaagtaaatgtatcttaaatcaaatgggagaagacattttgactaaaaatgagaaaattagcttggtaagattttgagtttttgcagtgtatgtacggaagaggattagggcaaccagagaaaaaaaaaaagaattttcAAGAAAGAAAACTCGAAAATTGTGATTTCATAAAGTCATAAATCTTTGAAAAATCAAACTCAAAATTTCTGAGGTTATAAAGTCGTagattttgtattgtttttgtattaATAAACCCTCTTTCATACTTACAGTAATGCATAAAACAATGATACTATAagtatttgtttctgttttgtttaaaattattgattttttttaacttaaagttTCATTATTTTAGACTAATTAGTATATAAATCATAGGTGAGTGGGATTGCTATCTACTAATTAAGGTCAATAAGGTTTTGAACATCTAAGAACACCATAATGTAGACACATCTCTTTATATTTTGCAATATAAGCATTATTATTGTCCGTGTGTGCTTCTGTGTAAATTTTGTATGTAACATAAGCTGTTGGCCTTTTATTGAAACTATTGAAATAATTTTCTGTAAAAAGATGACCCCACTTCTTTACCACTGTATCATAAATAGAAAGAAATACAACCACTTTTGTCCTGTAACATGTGGATGTTTCTTTGGTATCCCTCGAGCTATTCTTTTACCTTTCCAAGCTGTCACTAATACTTTATGGTAATATGAGAAGAAggtttttctttaattattgtAGCCTATTAATTCAAGGTAGGTTCATCCTGTTGTCTGCACAGAGACAGTGCATATTTTTAAATGGTCAGCCTGTGATGAATCACCACTTCTATTTGACATCCTGCGTTAGAGACTGAAGATGGATTAATGCATGGGCATTAATTGATTAAGTAGTCTGACAGGTCAGGAGGTGATAAATGATACCTCCTGCAATGAATACACAGTTTACTTTGCAATAATTTTCTTTAATTCATCACAGTCAAAATTATATGACATGGATGGTTGGAAACACAGAGCCCCTCCTCCACCACCCCCAATTTTTCATTAGGATTCATCATTCATTTTTCTCCGTGAGTTGTCTATTAGAACTGGGGAGGCTGGCTTTAGTGGACACTGCTTCAGTCCCCGCTCTCTTTAATGGTGCACTTTATTTAAAGTGAATTGAACAGACCTGTTTCTGTTtatatctgtttttcttttgatttcagTCAAACAACCATCACACAGGTCCCAGACCCATGGAGACAAAGGAGAAGGAAGGGAAATAAATTCAAACTTTACCTGCTTGATACTGTGCATTTCTTGGACAGCTGAAGTAAGACCCTATACACAACATCCCAATATTGTTCTACAGTTAAAATATAGTCTATTTGTCTCCAACATGTTCATTGAAGTCAgattcactttgttttttttgtacagttaTAAAAAGGTTCACTATTTACAATACAGAATTAAATAATGGTGTTAAATGCAAAGCATGCataacatttgaaatatatacATATCAACTTCAGATTTGAAGCACCACTTTTAATATTGTAACCTTTGGTAATTCATGAAAGTGGTCTTGATGTCCACAGTCTTAGCAGCAATAATTTGACCCCAAAGTAGCCACACTGTAACATGTCTATTTTAAAGTATGTGCATCATGTTCACAGACACGCTAATAGAGCTTCAATGTTTTCTCACAGCAGTATGCAGAATTCACAGACAGTTGCATTTCACTGGACAGGTAACTCATTGTTTTTAATAATCTGGCTTATTTGACTTGGGAATAAAGACTCATTGTCagcaaaatgaatgaatgtcaGGGTTTTTCAAAAAGATCATGATAACACCAAGTAACGGTTCCATAGTTTGACGTTTTAAGAGCCTGTCCACCCGTGGTCCACTCACACAAGTGTTTTCAATTAGTGACCTAATTAGTCCTCTCCTCAGGACTCTGGCTGTGTCTGATTGGCCTATTTTATAGCAGACATTTTGACATGTCACAGCACTAAAAGCACAGGTGTTACTCATAACGTTAACAATAATCCCTTGTATGACAGTGTATTAGTGAGTCAGGACGGAGCCTGAACTTGAAGTGGCTCAGTAGAATTCAGCAATCACTCATTTTAAAACAAGGATAAAAAAGGCCTCTTGATATTTCTCTGACTTTCAGTTGTATTGACTCATTATGAGGCAACTTTATTTCACAGGCAGACCGAACGTGTCTCCTTCAGCTCAGTTCATATTCTTCTTGTATCAGTGTGTTCAAGCAACATTAAATAGCTCGTTGGAGATATAAGTTATAGAATATTATGTGACATTGAGGGGCAGAGTTGCTAAGAAATTCTGGTGCTCAAATTAGCTGTTGCAGTTTTCTAATTTACTGAGACAGTCACTCATTAAGCAGTGAATTACTGACCTACACCTGGTGCTTAACCTCCACATGAACTCTGCTGTTAAAAGAGCTCATAAGAGCTGCTCGGGGGTGTAGTTTCTCTGACTTCATCTATAACATTATTTTAAGAGAaggtatttctgttttttaatatctttaCTCTGAGTGAAATTAACAAGCTGTCTTCAGAAGCCTGCACTGCAGTTAGATGAGAATGAATAGTGGTGGAAGGATTCATGACCACCAGGAGGAGCCAAATAAAGGGGCACAGCCGGAAATAGAGTCAGAGCGAGAGTCGGAGCTGGAGTCTGAGTGCAAAATTGGAATTGACGATATGAAAGGatacaagaaaataagaaaaggaaaagaatagTATGTCTAGTGATGGAGGCCAGTCAATTAGTGAACTTACTATTGGAATGATTGCTGAAATGTAAGGAAGTGTGGATAATTGGGAGTGTTTTAAGGACTGCAGGACAGGGAAAAGAGGAAACTTCATGCCTGCACTGCAAGGGGAATCAACTCACAGGATCTGGCCGTTGTAATAGAGGATGATAGAGGTTCACATAAATAAAACCAGAACTGTAAGAAGACTGTCGTATGCTGAGGCTGTTATAAGAATGGAGAGTACTGAGAAAGAGGTGACTGTGAATTTAGATGGGGAGTGATGAATGCCTGGGAAAGACCAAAACATCTGCATTGACGAAAACGTTTGCTGGCTCTCCTGGCCAG
Coding sequences within:
- the znf407 gene encoding zinc finger protein 407 is translated as MDKTLISGKEDIEDKVPENDSSGKEQPDDVEMEETKTDSLSETAKNDEAEEELTEELQPDSVPEDGVSLCTVCGFSAKCPRSLKIHFARKHGKHSKNTNKAAKPAEKGDSSLPEIEQEVDMETESPAVVNQNQQSDLEELKLAASENDMSTNSLAEKETVDDKQQADQEETTPTQERRLSKRTPKPKVIYSCNYCGQEFRDKAPLDVHIQRYHTKDTPYIFETDENTVKDEEAVDPSGTVKATPTRVAAKRTLSRFQLKCTFCDFRVPSPALLESHARVKHLDQECYRCKLCNFFAASSGWMDVHLSSDSHLQQQKEENGSEGSSSEEYVERVNRESAGFKDDTAQVAVGEEVAAETEGDQEAQEAAEVSKAGLEEEEEDSELEPPKKKKGRPKLGSTTTCGYCGLVVSNATNLTVHVRRKHSKEYGYSCTLCNYSCVTKGDMDRHCFTKKHVRRAQECANKNSVNHDAGESLQEPTTAEAQEPNVSETADQEQERDDTVTKENSEEEPSQSDASQTKSTMACSHCDFVAQSIPSLNLHIKRRHTKDFEFVCLACSYYAVTSREMSRHANTEKHKQKSQKYLESAGSEGQRALAVPLKLQEVIELVGANSHPELDPLSPTEESESDDDSPAMESQDTTVPNVTTEPEDAVASVPGGPDEKQAEDVASSGGGEPANPTVEPTAPSETQEAPTEPHSAPDQSAQQEDQEEDAEQAEDEQLNSETSISDVKQENTQSDTQISKALPFDSCIVSMKALAEQEQSLQDLEGQAAVICLTGGTPVPAAIVFSNSAYVKKLKRKEEKVRDETKGSNSRIRCEDCGFMADGISGLNVHISMKHPTKDKHFHCLVCGKSFYTESNLHQHLTSAAHLRNEQNSVEELPEGGANFKCVKCTDRFESEQDLFIHIKEKHEELLREVNKYVLEDTEQINREREENQGSVCKYCGKVCKSSNSMAFLAHIRTHTGSKPFICKICNFATAQLGDARNHVKRHLGMREYKCDICGWAFVMKKHLSTHLLGKHGVGQRKERKFECNLCERSFSEKWALNNHMKLHSGEKPYKCAWPSCHYAFLNLSAMKDHYRTHTGEKSYLCDLCGFAGGTRHALTKHRRQHTGERPFKCKLCNFASTTQSHLSRHKRIHTGEKPYRCPWCDYRSNCAENIRKHILHTGKHEGVKMYNCPKCPNATNSPMEFRNHLKENHPDIENPDLAYLHAGIVSKSFECRLKGQGATFVETETVESPVSKKGLSDLPGHDGSIQQVIIIQGYSDGEVAIDQTLEESAAATLQTLAMAGQVAEVLHITEDGQVIASGREVASAGAHLAGGSTQYVVLESGEAREGLRVVARGGVAVAGQSQSVVSESSTALDALLSAVSEMGQQEEMQREAAVVHEVVTPEIVETETEQRETQSNVKHEQEEMQVIQESSQEGMQEVLQLAASQMMKEGLTQVIVNDEGTHYIVTELDNCTLQVEGSVYGEAGTVEEEVQQTEQQEGEEMVVYLDGASHNIVLEG